Proteins encoded by one window of Cloeon dipterum chromosome 2, ieCloDipt1.1, whole genome shotgun sequence:
- the LOC135935980 gene encoding uncharacterized protein LOC135935980 isoform X3: protein MGVGDEWRSFICSLLVCVCIFCPRSSAGSFADCKPLSPALLQRAERAARKYAPAVWLAPDEKFFPSSALDFLDHTKYASQRGKNGKHFKLPSGAKSRNMFLEPKEPLANLLANSSSFLYGHNPEFFSVPVYAVVSSCCSNVKADQVEESPFEITFWLFFPFSQGKEICTISAGALGPVPFPWLRKSCLGKVKRYGSHLGDWEHVTLSFPASGSRPLAMYVSTHEAGALYLAPMLQTGRVWDFKGYEVRKGIKIGAPRFPKSAFHLDSGRPVLFAANGSHGLWTQPGRHKYVSFPALEDMTGYGTMWRTWQGLQMMSWPPKEDDPEWLQFEGHWGGEKQDCHPLSEKVCTHTDGPRGIPTKTHSFRCLAQGITLKSS from the exons ATGG GCGTTGGAGATGAGTGGCGTAGCTTTATTTGTTCGCTCCTCGTTtgcgtttgcattttttgtcccAGATCGTCGGCCGGCTCTTTCGCCGACTGCAAACCACTCTCACCTGCACTCTTGCAAAGAG CTGAGCGAGCAGCTAGGAAATACGCTCCAGCAGTTTGGCTAGCACCAGACGAGAAGTTCTTTCCGAGTAGCGCCCTTGATTTTCTGGATCATACGAAGTACGCATCCCAACGGGGCAAGAATGGAAAACATTTCAAGCTACCCAGCGGGGCCAAGTCAAGGAACATGTTCCTTGAGCCAAAAGAGCCCTTAG ccAACCTGTTAGCGAATTCAAGTTCCTTTCTGTATGGCCACAACCCTGAATTCTTCTCGGTGCCAGTGTATGCTGTGGTCAGCTCTTGCTGCAGCAACGTGAAAGCGGACCAAGTGGAGGAATCTCCCTTTGAAATAACCTTTTGGCTCTTCTTCCCCTTCTCCCAAGGAAAGGAAATTTGTACCATCTCGGCAGGGGCGTTAGGGCCCGTCCCTTTTCCCTGGCTGAGAAAGTCATGCCTTGGGAAAGTGAAAAGATATGGCAGCCACCTTGGAGACTGGGAGCACGTCACCCTCTCCTTTCCT GCTTCTGGTAGTCGCCCTTTAGCAATGTATGTGTCAACCCATGAAGCCGGTGCCCTGTACTTGGCCCCAATGCTTCAGACTGGACGCGTATGGGACTTCAAAGGCTATGAGGTGAGGAAAGGCATCAAAATTGGAGCGCCGCGTTTCCCAAAGAGTGCGTTCCACTTGGACTCTGGAAGACCTGTTCTTTTTGCTGCGAATGGCTCTCATGGCCTCTGGACCCAGccag GAAGACATAAATACGTGTCCTTTCCGGCACTTGAAGACATGACAGGCTATGGCACCATGTGGCGCACCTGGCAGGGTTTGCAAATGATGTCGTGGCCACCCAAGGAGGATGATCCTGAGTGGCTTCAATTTGAAGGCCACTGGGGCGGTGAGAAGCAAGACTGCCATCCATTGAGTGAAAAAGTTTGCACCCATACTGACGGGCCGAGGGGCATTCCAACCAAAACTCATTCTTTTAGATGTCTGGCTCAAGGAATAACCCTCAAATCTAGTTAA
- the gb gene encoding Y+L amino acid transporter 2, which translates to MTSSELVSPTGTDVALVGADSCENKDTRVQMKKQLGLLEGVAIILGIIFGSGIFITPKGVLESAGSVGVSLLVWCSCGLLSMIGALCYAELGTSIPKSGGDYAYIYEAFGPLPAFLYLWAANIIFVPTTNAIMGLTFANYVIKPFFPICQCPDIAVRLVAGAAICFLTFINCYNVRLTTKLQDGFMFAKIAALVIIIIAGISYMLLGNYQNFSQPWENSSTNVAQIATSFYSGIFSYAGWNYLNFMTEELKNPYVNLPRAIYISLPLVTIIYGLANVAYMAVLSTTDILASDAIAVTFSDKVLGVFSWIMPFFVALSALGGLSVHIMTSSRLCFVGARQGHFPTMLSLININRYTPTPSLVFLNILSLLMLGTSDVFLLINYSSFVESFFIMLSVAGILWLRYKKPNMHRPINISVVYPILFVFICAFLVILPIFDKPFDTGMGILITLSGIPAYLIGVKYENKPKWFNHALCALTDFVQKMSLSAKEEHDQD; encoded by the exons ATGACAAGTAGTGAGCTAGTGTCGCCGACGGGCACTGATGTAGCCCTTGTCGGTGCTGACAGTTGTGAAAACAAGGATACAAGGGTGCAAATGAAGAAGCAGTTGGGGTTGCTCGAAGGGGTGGCTATTATCTTGGGCATCATTTTTGGATCTG gAATTTTCATAACTCCCAAAGGAGTACTAGAATCTGCGGGCTCCGTTGGCGTGTCATTGTTAGTATGGTGCTCTTGTGGACTGCTTTCTATGATTGGTGCTCTTTGCTACGCTGAATTGGGCACCTCCATCCCTAAGTCCGGGGGCGACTACGCCTATATCTACGAAGCATTTGGCCCCTTGCCAGCGTTTTTGTATCTTTGGGCcgcaaacataatttttgt ACCAACAACCAACGCGATAATGGGACTCACTTTTGCCAATTATGTCATCAAACCTTTCTTTCCTATCTGTCAATGTCCTGACATAGCCGTGCGCCTAGTTGCTGGAGCTGCAATAT GTTTTCTGACGTTTATCAACTGTTATAACGTCCGCTTGACCACCAAACTGCAGGATGGATTTATGTTCGCCAAAATAGCAGCTCtggtcatcatcatcattgcTGGCATCAGCTACATGCTCTTGGGAAACTACCAAAATTTCTCTCAACCTTGGGAAAACTCATCCACAAACGTTGCTCAAATCGCCACCTCATTTTACTCTGGAATTTTCTCCTATGCCGGGTGGAACTACCTCAATTTCATGACAGAGGAGCTTAAGAATCCCTATGT TAATTTGCCCAGAGCCATCTACATTTCTTTGCCACTTGTCACTATTATTTACGGACTGGCCAATGTTGCTTACATGGCTGTTCTGTCAACCACAGATATTCTGGCTTCTGATGCTATTGCTGTG ACTTTCAGTGACAAAGTGCTGGGTGTATTTTCCTGGATAATGCCGTTTTTTGTGGCCCTCTCTGCTCTTGGTGGACTCAGTGTTCATATTATGACTTCGTCCCGTTTGTGCTTCGTAGGAGCTCGACAGGGCCACTTCCCAACCATGCTCTCTCTCATCAATATCAATAGATACACTCCAACACCCTCACTGGTGTTTCTG AATATCCTTTCACTCTTGATGCTGGGCACAAGTGATGTGTTTTTACTCATCAACTACTCTAGTTTTGTCGAGTCGTTTTTCATCATGCTCTCTGTTGCCGGCATCCTGTGGCTTCGCTACAAAAAGCCCAACATGCACAGACCAATCAAT attTCCGTGGTGTATCCTATCTTGTTCGTGTTCATTTGTGCCTTCCTCGTCATTCTGCCCATATTCGACAAGCCCTTTGACACTGGAATGGGCATCTTGATCACCCTTTCAGGAATTCCTGCTTACTTGATTGGCGTTAAATATGAGAACAAACCCAAATGGTTCAACCATGCTCTCT GTGCTCTTACTGATTTCGTGCAAAAAATGTCTCTCTCTGCCAAAGAAGAGCATGATCAAGATTGA
- the Vti1b gene encoding vesicle transport through interaction with t-SNAREs homolog 1B, with protein MDYEYQEAANRQRALQGVAVLERTSQSLARSEQTAIETERIGTEVLSELESQRESLLRTRQRLEDADEELSQARRVLNKMYRDVITNKILLCLIIIFELAILGGSIYHKFLS; from the exons ATGGATTATGAATATCAAGAAGCAGCGAATAGGCAGAGAGCCTTGCAGGGCGTCGCCGTCCTGGAGAGGACGTCGCAGTCTCTGGCGAGATCAGAGCAGACCGCAATCGAGACTGAGAGGATCGGCACTGAG GTTCTCTCTGAACTTGAGAGCCAAAGAGAGTCCCTGCTGAGGACCAGGCAGCGACTAGAGGACGCAGACGAAGAGCTGAGCCAGGCACGGAGGGTTCTCAACAAAATGTATCGAGATGttattacaaacaaaattctcTTGTGTTTGATTATTATCTTCGAGCTGGCCATACTTGGAGGATCTATTTACCACAAATTCCTGTCATAA